A part of Halobacillus shinanisalinarum genomic DNA contains:
- a CDS encoding Na-translocating system protein MpsC family protein, translating into MEKKTLQSEVASYIGKLFRDNFGKGPTSVYVSIDGPYITVYLREFLAPMERVLVGQDHYMKVEETRDLLMTELLPEIKATLKLMTGLKVDEIFYDWSLSAHSGMLLGVLANENEEDEGLPNYTTKEKIHEEIIRVSEQAEKAPEHVDSYMLNSRTLLIVRDGILVRIEKELIRSGFGETLKLTKRKLEKTLLRQSYCESILDKQVIDVFADWDFHKDKSYILFILKPN; encoded by the coding sequence ATGGAAAAGAAAACATTGCAATCAGAAGTAGCGAGCTACATAGGAAAGTTATTCAGGGATAACTTTGGAAAGGGGCCTACATCCGTATATGTCTCTATTGATGGTCCATATATCACGGTGTATCTTCGCGAGTTTTTAGCCCCTATGGAGCGCGTACTGGTTGGTCAGGATCATTATATGAAGGTAGAGGAGACACGAGACTTATTGATGACTGAACTTCTGCCCGAGATAAAAGCCACACTTAAACTTATGACCGGGCTAAAAGTCGACGAAATTTTCTATGACTGGTCTCTATCCGCCCACTCTGGTATGCTATTAGGTGTGCTTGCTAATGAGAATGAAGAAGATGAAGGTCTTCCTAACTACACAACCAAGGAAAAAATACATGAAGAGATTATCCGTGTAAGCGAACAGGCAGAAAAAGCACCGGAACATGTCGATTCATATATGTTGAATTCGCGTACACTCTTGATTGTTCGTGATGGTATTCTTGTCAGAATAGAAAAAGAGTTAATTCGCTCTGGATTTGGAGAGACATTAAAACTGACTAAACGAAAGCTTGAAAAAACACTATTAAGACAGTCCTACTGCGAAAGTATTTTAGATAAACAAGTTATCGATGTCTTTGCGGATTGGGACTTTCACAAAGATAAAAGCTATATACTTTTTATCCTAAAACCAAACTAA
- a CDS encoding ferritin-like domain-containing protein: MENAFLKGQYKGIHAYEHFIEKLKDIKNEFQNIQKDHKQHASIVEERVQNFGGVPVDDEGVVGSVQNFISQWTIPDTTEGIVETTLKGEDYYGIEISEEIVKGDLDLESHQLIKEILDKDRQHVEMLNSYIY, encoded by the coding sequence ATGGAAAATGCATTTCTAAAAGGGCAATATAAGGGTATTCATGCTTATGAACACTTTATAGAGAAGTTGAAAGATATCAAAAATGAGTTTCAAAACATCCAGAAAGACCATAAGCAACATGCGTCAATTGTTGAAGAAAGAGTCCAAAATTTTGGGGGCGTGCCAGTAGATGATGAAGGTGTCGTTGGCTCTGTTCAAAATTTCATTAGTCAATGGACAATTCCTGACACAACGGAAGGAATTGTTGAGACCACGTTAAAGGGAGAAGATTACTATGGGATTGAAATTTCAGAAGAGATTGTTAAAGGGGATTTAGATCTAGAGAGTCATCAATTAATTAAAGAGATTTTGGATAAAGACAGACAGCACGTAGAAATGTTGAATTCGTATATTTATTAG
- a CDS encoding TetR/AcrR family transcriptional regulator, producing MSTNRPKYHHGNLRKTLISTSLELIAEVGLEGFSVAKVAKQAGVSSGAPYRHFTDRESILVATAVVYLTELTSRMRIAVNAAGKNPTDRLASTAGAYVQYAIEYNVGFELFAVVKGVHSAKLYERSREMINFLMLVVQEAKPYATWSEIVELMEAHLAISQGFAHMYYQGSFAKIKLTQEESIERVTTAAQYLINGWMYQ from the coding sequence ATGTCAACCAATAGACCGAAGTACCATCACGGTAACCTGAGAAAAACACTTATCAGTACATCCCTTGAATTGATTGCAGAAGTCGGACTGGAAGGTTTTTCAGTTGCCAAGGTAGCCAAACAAGCAGGGGTATCTTCTGGAGCCCCTTATCGTCATTTTACAGACCGAGAAAGTATACTTGTGGCAACCGCAGTCGTTTACCTAACAGAGCTCACATCAAGGATGCGAATTGCGGTAAATGCAGCAGGAAAGAACCCAACTGATCGGCTGGCTTCGACTGCCGGCGCATATGTACAGTATGCGATTGAATACAATGTCGGTTTTGAATTGTTTGCTGTAGTAAAGGGTGTTCATTCTGCAAAACTTTATGAACGTAGCCGTGAAATGATCAATTTCCTTATGTTGGTAGTTCAGGAAGCTAAACCGTATGCAACGTGGAGCGAGATTGTCGAGTTAATGGAAGCACATCTCGCTATTAGCCAAGGGTTTGCCCATATGTATTACCAAGGTAGCTTTGCTAAAATAAAACTAACACAAGAAGAAAGTATAGAACGAGTAACAACTGCAGCTCAATACCTTATTAACGGTTGGATGTACCAGTAA
- a CDS encoding N-acyl homoserine lactonase family protein codes for MKLFLMKVGKVRPPQKHSSEELPVPAYLIETDSNEYILIDTGLSQSLVGKYRHTPYLPHIMDEPDYVGHQLATLGITPQDIRYVICTHFDPDHAGNLASFKNSEIVVQRRLYHAAIKGEVDRFRMTEDQWGASGIRFLLLDGDTEIVPGVTLLESSGHAPGHQSVLINLPHTGPVLLAIDAIPSQNHTDPATRPIEPFDIDESLVRESTKKLSGIKQSEHVALTIYGHDFEQWQNLRLSPDFYD; via the coding sequence ATGAAACTTTTTCTGATGAAAGTGGGCAAGGTGCGCCCACCACAAAAACATTCTAGTGAAGAACTCCCTGTACCTGCCTATTTAATAGAAACCGACTCAAATGAATACATTCTGATAGATACAGGCCTTTCTCAAAGTCTTGTTGGAAAGTATCGTCATACCCCCTATTTGCCTCACATCATGGATGAGCCCGATTATGTTGGGCATCAATTAGCCACTTTGGGGATAACACCACAGGACATTCGCTATGTGATTTGCACCCATTTTGACCCCGATCATGCGGGTAACCTGGCCTCATTTAAAAACTCTGAGATTGTGGTTCAGCGACGTCTATATCATGCTGCCATAAAAGGAGAAGTAGATCGCTTTAGGATGACTGAAGATCAATGGGGCGCCTCTGGAATTCGCTTTCTACTGTTGGATGGCGATACCGAGATTGTACCTGGGGTAACGCTTTTAGAAAGCAGCGGCCATGCTCCTGGTCATCAGTCCGTTCTTATCAATCTTCCACACACGGGCCCTGTATTGCTTGCTATCGATGCTATACCTTCTCAGAATCATACCGATCCTGCAACGCGGCCTATCGAACCATTTGATATCGATGAGTCACTTGTACGGGAAAGCACAAAAAAACTGAGCGGTATCAAGCAGTCTGAACACGTTGCACTAACAATTTATGGACACGACTTTGAACAATGGCAGAACCTACGACTTTCTCCTGATTTTTATGATTGA
- a CDS encoding VOC family protein has translation MYEGIHHVSLLVKDIEKSKHFYGKILGFQESELRPDFDFPGVWYQVGSTQIHLIVHNEGKTLRGTRTIDSRDGHFAIRVWNIEKFIERMREYKVEILNKPTNQTDWHQVFVSDPDGNLIEFNR, from the coding sequence ATGTACGAAGGCATTCACCATGTGTCTCTACTCGTTAAAGATATCGAAAAGTCTAAGCATTTTTACGGGAAGATACTTGGTTTTCAAGAAAGTGAACTCCGTCCTGATTTTGATTTTCCTGGGGTATGGTATCAAGTTGGCTCGACACAAATTCATTTAATTGTACATAATGAAGGAAAAACTTTAAGGGGAACGAGAACCATCGACTCCCGAGATGGACATTTTGCTATTCGCGTGTGGAATATTGAAAAATTCATTGAAAGAATGAGGGAGTATAAAGTAGAAATTTTAAATAAACCCACTAACCAAACAGATTGGCATCAAGTATTTGTTAGCGACCCAGATGGGAATTTGATTGAATTCAACCGTTAG